aaattaattttcaactgaaaataagtataatttgcattgaaattttaaattgatatttttgtgtaacaagaaaaaaatgttagaatAACAATTATTATGAAACCGGGTTAGTATACTATTAGGCATATTTTGTAGAATTAAGATAAGATTCTTACATATCATCATCTTTGATATTAAGTAGCAAGAAAAATGAACATGAATCACTTACTTGGTGGTTTCTACAAGAGGATCACCATCTTAAAATTTAACAGAAGACCTAAACAGTTAGACAAATATACAACTTATAAGCACGTCGAAAGATGCAAATACGGATATATACAACTTATGGTGTGTATACAAATATACAACGTATAAAAAGTTATGGCTTTATTCTTTTTGTGTGTATAGCTAGCAGAAGAGATAAAGCCACATCCTATGGTGatcaagtttctcacaaagCTAACTCGGGTTATTCCAACTTGGAAGATAGTTCCTAGCAACGATATAATTGACGTCGCATTTAAAGAATCCCACATCAGAAAACAGGTAACATTTTGATTATCATCATTTTCAAGGCCGGCTCAATGCTGTCATGGGTCctgaggcaaaaaaaaaaatttaattttcaaactattattttttttaaaaaaatataatagatatgttttttttcaaaataccagaagtattttttaaaataaatttaaggaaataaaaaatattttcatataaaaaaaatttgggcctctttttttattttaatataaaaatacatgtattttttaaaacaatcgGATCCTTATCTATTAAGAAATATGGAAACAACAGATTGGGTCCGGGGCGGTCGCACCGCTCGCCTCCCTATCTAAGCGGGCCCTGATCATTTTTGTAATACAACTTACTACGTTTTCTGTAttgtataacttttttttttggtttatttttaagGTTAGGGAAAATGAGTATTGCTACAAGGGCCGGCCTCGCTTGAAAACTGCTCATCAACTCTTAACAACTAGCTTGGATCTTGAGAAGAATCTTCATCAGGTTCTTTcatattattttctctttaaCTTATATCGATCTCCTTGATAATTAATCCagcaaaatttataatattaaaatctaaatttaaacaGGTAGCGATGCCATTTATTGTCCTTCACGGAGAAGATGATAAAGTTACAGACAAAGACGTAAGCAAGCTACTATACGAGGTGTCATCCAGTTCCGACAAGACTTTCAAGTTATACCCGAATATGTGGCATGGGCTTTTGTACGGTGAGTCTCCTCAGAATTTGGAGATTGTGTTTGGTGATATCATTGGATGGTTAAACGAGAGAGCTTCGGTTACTAACCAAAGGATAGAGACTGAGTTAAAGCATGCATAAATGATGGTTTTTCCATGCATAAATAATTCTTGTGACAACACAAGAATTATTACTACTATTGTAACTCATGTACAACACAGTATCATACAATACAAGCTATGCTGTTTGCCATAATTCTCATATAAATAAAGCCTGTTTAACTTGAAACCCATTTTGGATTTGGAAAATCAAAGGCTTAATTTGAATGATTGATTGCACCAGTTCAGATGAACTAAATATATGCATTGAATGCTTTAACAATAGAGTGAAACCCTATAAgattcataataaaaaaatgtcagAATTTTGCAATTCACGTTTAATAgtgaactttttatttatttttaaattcttataATGCTCAACccaaaatattatgtttattttgcGTGATTTTGAAGCATATAAACAACTgttcaaaaattagtttatacTATTTGGATATTTAAGTTCTCAAGAATAGTCATAAATTTTGTTTGCTTCTCTATTAACCAAAGATGATCCACCCAATCTGCTATGTGAATGCGCTTGGGAAATTGGAAGCTTTTCTGCCATTGGTGAAAGAATATTGGAACTCTACTCCTAGTCTGTATCATTCTACCTCTGCTATGTTTCGATTTTCAAAGAAATTAAAATCACTAAAGCCTATTATTCGAAAGCTGGGTAAGGAAAAATTGGGAAATCTCACGAAGAAAGCTAGAGAAGCGCATGAAAAATTATGTGAGAAGCAAAAAGAAACTTTGTCTAACCCGAGTGCTAATGCCATTCAAGAGGAAGCTGTTGCTTATGAGAGATGGCTTCATATTGCGAGTTTAGAGGAGGAGTTTCTGAAACAGAGAGCTAAGTTGCATTGGTTGGATGTGGGGGATCAAAACAATAAGACTTTTCACAATGCCATAAGAGTTCGCCAAGCGCAGAATACCATTAGAGAGATAAGGTGCACTAATGGAATCTTGGTTACAGAGCAAGAGGATATAAAAGAGGAGGCAGTGAGGTTTTTCTCAGAATTTCTAAACCGGATTCCTGGAGATTATACTGATGCTTCTACAGATGAGTTAAAGGAGCTTCTGGAGTTTAGATGTACAGAGGAGGAGTGCAGGTTTTTGGAAGCTGAGGTCACAGAGGTGGAGATAAGACAAGTGCTTTTTGCAATGCCATCAAACAAATCGCCTGGCCCGGATGGATTCccaagtgagttcttcaagacAACTTGGTTAATTGTGGCTAAAGACTTCCTTGTTGCGATCCAATCAGTTTTCGGTATGGCTTTTTACCAAAGGGGGTTAATTCAACAATTCTGGCTCTCATACCTAAGAAAACAGATTCATTAGAGATGAAGGATTATAGGCCAATAGCATGCTGTAATGTACTTTATAAGGTTGTGTCGAAAGTCATTGCGAATAGGCTTAAGAGAATCGTTCCTCGGGTAGTGACTGAGAACCAATCTGCGTTTATTAAGGGTAGACTTTTGATGGAGAATGTTCTGTTAGCGTCAGAATTGGTTAAAGATTATCATAAAGAAGTGATTTCCCCTCACTGTGTGATGAAAATTGATATATCAAAGGCGTTTGATTCAGTGCAATGAGAATTTGTTCTTAGGAGTCTTGAAGCTATAGGAGTGCCTGCTCGATTCATTCATTGGATTAAGTTGTGCATTACTACACCTTCCTTCTCAGTTCAGGTAAATGGCGAGCTTGCTGGCTATTTCCAAAGTAAGAGAGGTTTAAGGCAGGGTTGTTCACTGTCTTCGTACCTCTTCGTTTTGTATATGAACGTGCTATCTCACAAGATCAATAAAGCGACTAAGGAGAAGAGATTCAATTTCCACCCGAGATGCCAGTCTCTTTCTCTTACCCACCTTTGTTTTGCTGATGACCTTATGGTCTTTGTAGAAGGTACAAAAGATTCTATTGAAGGAGTTTTGTCAGTCTTTGAGGGGTTTGCTCAATGGTCAGGTTTGAGCATAAGTATAGAAAAGTCGACGGTGTATATGGCTGGAGTAGAAGCTGAGGAGAAAAGAAGAATCTTAACGAATTTTCCTTTTGATGAGGGTTCTCTGCCGGTTAGATATCTGGGCTTACCATTGATGACACAAGTTATGCGAAGACAGGACTATATGCCACTGGTGGAGAGAAT
The window above is part of the Brassica napus cultivar Da-Ae chromosome C8, Da-Ae, whole genome shotgun sequence genome. Proteins encoded here:
- the LOC106433998 gene encoding caffeoylshikimate esterase-like, producing the protein MVKYGEDYVLNSRGMKLFTCSWRPEEQQEPKAMIFLCHGYGMESSITMNSTAIRLVNAGFVVYGIDYEGHGKSGGLNGYIQNFDDLVDDVSSHFSSICDKEENKGKMRFLMGESMGGAVVLLLARKKPEFWDGAVLVAPMCKLAEEIKPHPMVIKFLTKLTRVIPTWKIVPSNDIIDVAFKESHIRKQVRENEYCYKGRPRLKTAHQLLTTSLDLEKNLHQVAMPFIVLHGEDDKVTDKDVSKLLYEVSSSSDKTFKLYPNMWHGLLYGESPQNLEIVFGDIIGWLNERASVTNQRIETELKHA